The Cydia splendana chromosome 21, ilCydSple1.2, whole genome shotgun sequence genome segment tactaagactccgctgtccgtccgtccgtccgtccgtctgtcaccaggcggtatctcatgaaccgtgatagctaggcagttgaaattttcacagatgatgtatttctgttgccgctataacaacaaatactaaacagtacggaaccctcggtgggcgagtccgactcgcacttgtccggtttttactcTTTTTAGGTCTTTTTGAAATCCAAATATACGGTGGGAAAACCTGTTACGTTATCATATCATGAAACGTAAAAATTAGGAGGTAAATTCTactttaaattaatgtttttccgTCATGAcgcctttttttacttttagtgacAAATGACGATTATAGACTTACGTAACAACAATAAAAAAGGGCTATTCTTacctgggtgcgtagccaatgtGCCAATCATTTACGcttcgtagcgaacgaaacgcaactgtctctgtcgcattaatatggaagagtgatagagagaaatGACTAATACGCTACGCCACGGAGCGTAAACGACACTACGTTTTTCTCTCTAACAATTTTATTGTGATGGTAAAACTAGTCCCTAAGTTCTCAAGTGTACATAGCTCTCTATTTCCAACACATTTTAGAGCTccttcccactgacgtccagttttttgcggttATATACGGCTTTCTgcaggatccagttttctgtagtatgcgTGCAGTATCCCGCAAATAGAATGCTCGTGTGAACCGTACTATAGTAGCAcgtatactactaaaacggggccctgcagaaaaccgtacccgctaaaaactggacgtcagtgggtaAGAGCTCTTAGTTTTACCTAACAGTTGGGAAGTTTAGTTCCCAGTATTTGCGATCAGGgccccatttctcgaacggtattagactaatattattagtccacgaactgtcaaatcgtatgagTTACCAtagcaacacactaataatattagactaatatcgttcgcaagctggggcccatttctcgaacgatattagactaatattattagaccacgaactgtcaaatcgtatgggttgccatgacaacacactaataatattagactaatatcgatcgagaaatgggcccctgaagtggcaatgggcaggccacattgcacgcagagaagatggccgatggggtcgaaaagtgctcgagtggagaccacggactagcaagcgcagcgtaggacgtccacccacaagatggacagacgatcttgttaaggtcgccggaagacgctggatgcgggtcgcttccaaccggcacgtatggaggtccatgggggaggcctatgttcagcagtggacgtcttatggctgagatgatgatgatgatgatgaatatcgttcgagaaatgggccctaTTTGGGAAAATGTGCCAGCTGTTACCAGAGGTAGCAAATTGGTGGTAACAGATGGGAATACCTCAACAATGTATTACGTCTCTAAGTGACCTTCGCTAGACACGTCGCGTGATCTTCGCACGTGCAGAAGTACGGGTTTAGCAACTTCGCACAATCGCTTCGCAATTCGCTTTTGCAtacaaacaacaaacaaacaaaatttactttattcatgtaggcctagcaacaagctcttatgaatcgtaattaatcttaatctaattatcagagcaatttattgatgttaatattattccataataaaattggattattatacatatcaaatttaacactaaaaatttcacaaaaggatcgtcaaacattaaaaagattgtataaaaaaatactagtctagaatttctagaataaaatctaaatgtcaaaaaaaaagcataagtgacaaaagaagtagatagtattacatcggaatatccatttcctcatcaataatcaaatatacctaataaataaataatcatttcgaataacaattaatcccacgttgtaatatcattcatgtagtcttgtgtggtataataagctttagaaataagtttacgctttacataattcttaaatttattaatagataattcagtaatatggtttggaagtttattataaaatcttacacaattacccatgaatgattttttaattttatggagccgagtgaagggcactgcgagcttatgtttatttctagtattaatattatgaatttcacaatttttcctaaaatttacaatatttttatgtacgtacagaatattctcataaatgtattgacagtgcactgtcattatgtcaatttccttaaatttatctctaagtgagtctctatggttcattttgtatattgctcgaatagcccttgTCCAACTTCTGTTTGTATTTGTTAGGATTATTTTGCAAGAAGTTAATTTTGTTTCCAAATTACCCGCTAGATGTCGTTGTACCATGTGTTAAATTTCCTACTTCGCGGTATTAAGATTTTTCTACAAAACATGACGTCTGGCTAATATTAATTATTGTCAAGCTTTTAGAACAGTTATACCTCTAACGAAATTATACATTATTGTACAGTCATTAGAGTGTTATTCTTTTGGGCCCTTTTTacatggtccttcgaaccggatgaGTTCGGCTAAGTGGATTCGGTAATCTTCGGGCCAACGGACGCCGGCTAAGGCAGTGGATTGCTGTCAGCGGTGTCAAGGCGGGAAGAGCCTATGTTCCGGAGCAACGTGTGACGTAAGCAATGCACGGTGAGATGCAGCAGTATGACGTAAGCGGATTATATGTGTGACGTAGTGAAGTGTCAAGACAACCGTGagtacattaaaattattacGTAGTGCAACTGTCAAAGACTTAGTGAAATTTCAAGGAATTTggactttgaaaaatttcatcaAGTTTTGACTTAGAAAAATTCGTAGCAAGTTTGGACTTCGAATAGTTTTGAAGAAAGTGGAACGACGGGGAATCCACGCCCAATTTTGCCTAGATTGTGCTAAGTCCCAAACACTTAGAAAATTTTATCATGGAGGCTCTTATAAAAGTGCAGCAGGATTTGTATTTGAGAATTGATAAGGCTAAAACTAACTTTAAAAAATCGCCTAAGGAACGGCTTAACTCTGCAGATTACCTTAGCACTAGATTAGAAACCTTAGAATCTTTGTGGAATCAGTTTGTGACAACTCATACTCAAATCATTCAAGAGTCTACTACACTTGAGTTCACAGAGTATGTAACTGAAGACGTATATTCTAGTGCGGAAGAGTTATTCATGGATTACAAGTCGGATCTTAAGGCTGCCTTAAATAAACTAAACGCGTCAATTCCTGGAAAGAACACTGAGTCTACCACTGTTGGGAATAAGTCAGATATTGGCCAAGGCAAGTCGGTGATGGTAAAGCTACCAAAGATTTCGATTCCTACGTTTTCAGGGGATTATTCTGAGTGGACTAGCTTCAGAGATCTATTCAAGTCGCTCATCCATAAGAATAAAGATTTAGATGACGTCCAAAAGTTGCACTACCTGAAAGGTTATTTAGTCGGTGAAGCTGAACAGCTTCTGCGTCACGTACAGATCACGCAAGATAATTACAGCGCCTGTTGGGAAAAATTGGAAAAGCGCTATAACAATAAGAAGTATCTTTCCAACTGCATTCTCAAACGCTTCATGAGTCAGAAGAATATTACGACAGAGTCCGCGAATGCACTCAAAGAATTGCTGGACACTACGAATGAGTGTTTAGATGGATTGAACAACTTAGGCATCGACACAACTACATGGGACATAATTGTGATTCATATCATTTGTCTTAAATTAGACAACGAGTCTAGGAAACAGTGGGAACTTAAGGTTAGCGAGTCTTCTGATGATTTGCCCACACTTAGCCAACTTCGAGAATTTTTAGAAACCCGATTTAGGGCATTAGAATTTTTGGATGGGAAATCATCGAAGACAAGCTTTGTTCCAAAGAAACCCAACGCACAATCTAGTAGCAACTTAAAAGTGCATCATGTAACTGAAGTTTCTTGTGGCTATTGTTCAGAGAATCACAAATTGTGTAATTGTAAAGGTTTTGCAAAAATCGATGTTGATGCTCGACGTGATTTCATCCAGTCCGGTAATTTTTGCTTTAATTGCTTAGGTTCAGGTCACAACGTATATTCCTGTCGCCAATCTACTAGATGCCGAATTTGTAAGCGCAAACATCATTCTTTACTGCACCCAAAAACTAGCACTCAAGCAACCGATTCTAAAGTCAAACCTACTCAATCGGTTGAAGGCGATATTGTTGCACACGCAACAACAGCTCCATCATCATCGTGTGATGAGCCCAATAATGTAACAACGTGTTTTTCGACCAGTCGTGGACAAGTTTTCTTGCCAACGGCTTTGGTTCAAGCTCAGTCGAAAACAGGTTCAGGTATAACCCTCAGATGTTTAATCGACCAATGCTCGGAAGCCTCATTCATAACGGAGTCTGCAGCACAACTGCTCGGACTTAACAAGGTTTCCCACAAGAGCACTGTCACGGGACTAGGCGGTGAAGAGAGTTCACCTGTGAACTCTAAGTCGGTGGTAAAAGTTAAAATTTCATCACTCCTAGAACCTGACTTTGAAGTGAACGTGCATGCTCATGTTTTGGGCAAGGTAACATCGAATCGTCCGAGAAAACTTATCGTCATTGATTCGTGGTCAGAACTGCCTAAATTAGATTTAGCAGATTCCACATTCAACATTCCCGGCAAAATCGACTTGCTGTtaggggcagaggtgtacggtcaaatacttttaaacaaCATGATCAAAGCTCCACAGGGAGCACTCATCGCTCAGCGAACGTCTTTAGGCTGGATCGTTTCAGGGCCAACTCACTTAGGTGAGTCGGAAATTCGTAAAAGCGTTAGCGTTAACCACATTCATTTAGATGAAAATGAGCTGCTCAAGAAATTTTGGGAGCTCGAGGCTGACCACAATACGACAGATCTCAAGCATCATTATACTGAAGACGAGAAGAAATGTGAAGAATTTTTTGCGGCTACCACTGAACGTGATAGCACCGGTAGATACATAGTGAAACTACCATTTCGTGATCAAGATCCCAGTTGCAAACACGGAAACTTTGTGCCTATTGCAACTAGGCGTCTCAACCAATTAGAAAAGAGGTTCGCAAAAGATGCTGAAATGAAGAAACGCTACTCGGATGTCATCAATGAATACCTTGAGCTGGAACACATGGAAGAAGTTCCTCCAGAACAGGAGAACAACCCAGATGCAGTTTACTTGCCACATCATGCTGTCATCCGAGATGACAGATCCACGTCAAAGCTGCGGGTCGTGTATGACGCGTCTTGTCCTGGCTCTAATGGCGTTTCCTTAAATCAAGACCTGTTAGTAGGTCCAACTCTGCAACCTGTTTTGCGTCACACCATTCTTCGTTGGCGTTGCCACCCTATATGCCTGGTAGCAGACATTGTTAAAATGTACAGGCAAGTGAAAGTTCATCAAGACGATATAGATTTTCAACGCATTATATGGCGTGAAAACTCGGGGGAGAAGATTAAGCACGTGAGACTGCTTCGAGTCACCTTTGGTACGGCCTCAGCACCTCATCTTGCAGTGCGTGCTCTTCAGCAAGTAGCCTACGATGAAGGAGCACAGTATCCAAACGCTGCTGATAGGGTCCTCAAGCATTTCTATGTAGATGATTTGTTAACAGGCTGTGAATCTGTGGAAGAAGGCAAATTAGTATACCAAGAAATGAATGAACTTTTAAAAAAAGGTGGATTCGATTTACAGAAATGGAGCAGTAACAATGAAGAATTAATAAGTTACATGAAAGAAACTGATGTCAAAGAGGAAGGAAGTCTCCAGCTAAAGATAGATGCTGTCATGAAAATTCTGGGACTCGTCTGGAACCGCCGAAATGACGAATTTGAGTATTCGGTACAACTTCCTCCACTCAAAGTACCTGTAACAAAGAGAAGTGTCATATCTGACATATCAAGGCTGTTCGATCCACTCGGCTGGTTGGCTCCAGTGATCATAGTAGCCAAGATTTTCATCCAAAAATTGTGGCTTTCGGGAATTGAATGGGATGATGAAGTTCCACCACAATTAATGAAGGATTGGCTAAACTACAGAGAAAGTCTAAACCAACTTACCGAATTCAAGCTGCCCAGATGGAACCATGCTAGTTCCAATGTAACTGCGGAACTTCAGGGATTCTGCGACGCTTCTAATGAAGCGTTTGCTGCTGTTGTGTACTTAAGGACTATAGATGAAGAAGGAAATGTGCACGTGTCACTGATCACGTCTAAAACGAAAGTGGCACCaattaaacaaatttctatTCCACGTCTGGAATTGTGTGGGGCTGTGTTACTCACTAAATTGCTGGTTGAAGTAGCCGACGTTATGAGTATCAGCAAAGCGAACATTCGTGCTTGGACTGACTCCACAGTAGTCATCTCTTGGCTAAATAGTCGTCCAAATCGATGGAAAACTTTCGTCGCCAACCGTGTATCTGAAATAATAACGTCAGTAGAGCCGCACCAATGGTCCCATGTCTCGTCGAAAGATAATCCTGCAGACTGCGCATCTAGAGGTACACGACACCTGAGTAATGAAGAGCTCTGGATAGAAGGTCCGTCGTGGCTGAAAAATAAGGAGATTAACTATAAAAAACCAAACATAAAGGATACGAACTTAGAAGAAAGAAGCACTAAAGCATGCTTCGTGAATACTTACGATAATGATGATGTCACAGCAGATGCCGAAGAAACACTTATTTCAAGGTTTTCTAAATTGTGGAAACTGCTACGCGTTCTGGCTTTCTGTAAACGATTCTTGAAATGTGCTAGAAAAGAAAAAGTAAGTCTGTGGTTAACAAGCAGTGAAATCCAAGAAACTTTGAAAATGTGTATAAAGATTGTGCAAGGAAATCATTTCAAAGAGGAGTTGAAGAACctgaaagaaaataaaacggttAATAAGAAAAGTCAACTTACCTCACTGAACCCGATTGTAGATGGAGATGGTGTCCTAAGAGTTGGTGGAAGATTAGAGCACGCTGGAATTAGTGAACAGATGAAGCATCCAGTAATAATTCCACATAAGTCACACTTAACAACTTTAATCTTAGACAATGCGCACGAAAAAACTCTGCATGGTAACCCGCAACTGATGCTCAATTACATGAGATCCAAATATTACGTAATCGGAGCAACCAATGCGGTTAAGTTGTTCGTTCGCAAATGTGTGACATGTGCTCGCTATGCCGCTGCATCGCGACATCCACTGATGGGACAGTTGCCGTCAGTTCGAGGAACTGTCAATCGCCCCTTTTTTCAGAGTGGTGTGGACTATGCTGGTCCAATAAACATGCGCACCTCAAAGGGAAGAGGTCACCGCTCTTACAAAGGCTACATCTgccttttcatttgtatggcgacaaGAGCAATACATCTTGAAGCAGTCAGTGACTTGACAGCTCAAGGATTTATTGCGGCATTTAAACGCTTTACAGCACGTCGTGGTCATTGCGCTGATTTGTGGAGCGACAATGGAACGAACTTCGTGGGAGCTGCTCGTGAGCTGAAGCAGTTATACGCCGAAGAACGATCAAGCGTGGCTGTGGAAATTGCTGATCAGCTTGCTACAAACTCCACTAATTGGCATTGGATTCCTCCACATTCTTCAAACTTTGGAGGCCTCTGGGAGGCTGGGGTCAAATCCACGAAATATCACCTTAAACGAGTGATTGGAGATTCCACCTTGACATTTGAGGAAATGGCAACGGTTTTAGCTCAAATTGAAGCTTGCCTTAACTCAAGGCCTATGTCAAGAATCAATAGTAGCAACAGTAATGATCCTATACCACTCACTCCTGGACATTTTTTGGTTGGAGAGCCCCTAGTACTTGTGCCAGATTCCAACTATGAAAGTACTAATGTAGGTAGTTTAAGAAGATGGCAGCTAACACAAAAAATAGTTCAAGATTTCTGGCGCCGATGGTCGCGTGAATATCTGACTCAGTTTTACCACCGTTATAAGTGGGCCCATCAAACGCCCGAGCCAGTAGTAGGTAGTGTGGTGTTAGTAAAGGAAGATAATTTGCCTCCAGCAAGATGGTTGTACGGTGTAGTCATTGATAAACACCCAGGTCTGGATGGAATCACTCGAGTAGTTAGTTTACGTTGTAAAGGGAATATTATTAAACGACCTGTTGGCAAACTATGTTTTTTGCCAATAGAAACTTAAAGTGTTAGTTaagatttgtatttttgtttcttACCAAATGCAAGTTGAAGTTTttaatttggtatcatttgtTCAATTTAAATGCAAAGTTATTTCAGTGTGCTGagttatttgtttacattttgaatATCACATGTTGCAATTTCCTTTCACTGTGTCATGATATAAGTTTTGTTGTATTTTGTCATAGTTAGTTGTCTCATGGTGGGCGGAAATAAGGACATTTGTGTTATTATTGTCCTTGGTGGGCGGAATGTCCAACTTCTGTTTGTATTTGTTAGGATTATTTTGCAAGAAGTTAATTTTGTTTCCAAATTACCCGCTAGATGTCGTTGTACCATGTGTTAAATTTCCTACTTCGCGGTATTAAGATTTTTCTACAAAACATGACGTCTGGCTAATATTAATTATTGTCAAGCTTTTAGAACAGTTATACCTCTAACGAAATTATACATTTGAGATGTTTCAGGATAGGTTTCAGAATAAAACACAGCAATAGCAGTATAGCGTGTACTGGTCGGTTACAGACTGACTTGCTTAACTAGTTTTAAAACTACCCTTTATTATAAACACTACATCCCTCCACCAATAGTTGTAAAACTAT includes the following:
- the LOC134801357 gene encoding uncharacterized protein LOC134801357, with the protein product MEALIKVQQDLYLRIDKAKTNFKKSPKERLNSADYLSTRLETLESLWNQFVTTHTQIIQESTTLEFTEYVTEDVYSSAEELFMDYKSDLKAALNKLNASIPGKNTESTTVGNKSDIGQGKSVMVKLPKISIPTFSGDYSEWTSFRDLFKSLIHKNKDLDDVQKLHYLKGYLVGEAEQLLRHVQITQDNYSACWEKLEKRYNNKKYLSNCILKRFMSQKNITTESANALKELLDTTNECLDGLNNLGIDTTTWDIIVIHIICLKLDNESRKQCLIDQCSEASFITESAAQLLGLNKVSHKSTVTGLGGEESSPVNSKSVVKVKISSLLEPDFEVNVHAHVLGKVTSNRPRKLIVIDSWSELPKLDLADSTFNIPGKIDLLLGAEVYGQILLNNMIKAPQGALIAQRTSLGWIVSGPTHLGESEIRKSVSVNHIHLDENELLKKFWELEADHNTTDLKHHYTEDEKKCEEFFAATTERDSTGRYIVKLPFRDQDPSCKHGNFVPIATRRLNQLEKRFAKDAEMKKRYSDVINEYLELEHMEEVPPEQENNPDAVYLPHHAVIRDDRSTSKLRVVYDASCPGSNGVSLNQDLLVGPTLQPVLRHTILRWRCHPICLVADIVKMYRQVKVHQDDIDFQRIIWRENSGEKIKHVRLLRVTFGTASAPHLAVRALQQVAYDEGAQYPNAADRVLKHFYVDDLLTGCESVEEGKLVYQEMNELLKKGGFDLQKWSSNNEELISYMKETDVKEEGSLQLKIDAVMKILGLVWNRRNDEFEYSVQLPPLKVPVTKRSVISDISRLFDPLGWLAPVIIVAKIFIQKLWLSGIEWDDEVPPQLMKDWLNYRESLNQLTEFKLPRWNHASSNVTAELQGFCDASNEAFAAVVYLRTIDEEGNVHVSLITSKTKVAPIKQISIPRLELCGAVLLTKLLVEVADVMSISKANIRAWTDSTVVISWLNSRPNRWKTFVANRVSEIITSVEPHQWSHVSSKDNPADCASRGTRHLSNEELWIEGPSWLKNKEINYKKPNIKDTNLEERSTKACFVNTYDNDDVTADAEETLISRFSKLWKLLRVLAFCKRFLKCARKEKVSLWLTSSEIQETLKMCIKIVQGNHFKEELKNLKENKTVNKKSQLTSLNPIVDGDGVLRVGGRLEHAGISEQMKHPHVVVIALICGATMERTSWELLVS